The Solicola gregarius DNA window ATCAGATCGGCGCGAATCCCCTCGCCGAGCATCGCCAGACCCGCCTTCGTCGCCGCGTACGTGGTCATCGAACCCGGCATGCCGCGCATCCCGGACATCGACGACACGAGTACGAGATGACCCGACTCCCGCTCGTAGAAGTGCGCCATCGCCGCCTCGCACTGGGCAAGCGCCGCGACGAAGTTGGTCATCGCGGTGTCGCGGTTCGCGTCGAACCTGCCGCTGCCGATGCGCGCGCCCTTGCCGAGACCGGCGTTGACGATCGCCCGGTCGATGCCACCGAGCGCCGTCGTGGCCGCGGTGAACTCGTCGAAGACACGATCGTGGTCGTTGACGTCCAGCTCGTGGCAGCTCACCTCGATCGTCGGGTTCGCGGCGACCAGCTCGTCTCGCAACGCCTCCAGACGATCGAGCCGGCGCGCCGCCAGGGCGAGGTTGTGGCCGTTCTGCGCGAACAGTCGGGCCATGCCCTCGCCGAGCCCGGCGCTCGCTCCCGTGATCCAGATGTTCTGTCGCATATGCGTTCGCTCCCGCGTCATGCGTACGTGATGTCGGCCGTTGCCAGATGTGCGTGTTCGTTGAACGATACGAGCATCGGTCGCGCGTCGCGTACGAGCACCTTGTGGGTA harbors:
- a CDS encoding SDR family oxidoreductase; protein product: MTRERTHMRQNIWITGASAGLGEGMARLFAQNGHNLALAARRLDRLEALRDELVAANPTIEVSCHELDVNDHDRVFDEFTAATTALGGIDRAIVNAGLGKGARIGSGRFDANRDTAMTNFVAALAQCEAAMAHFYERESGHLVLVSSMSGMRGMPGSMTTYAATKAGLAMLGEGIRADLMRRPVAGIKVTTLYPGFIASEMNERAAEAGAGGTKLMVDTETGCRALVAAIDKEVTEAEVPGWPWKPIGFVMRHAPLSVVRRMV